Proteins encoded together in one Candidatus Xianfuyuplasma coldseepsis window:
- a CDS encoding MFS transporter: protein MSTNEKRSMFAFIWHGFFLALTMAMLDLNTVFPTLINTLSTNKFIFGALYSIMLGTPLIFNILFSHYLSSKPFKKKYLLLGMYIRSLSFLGMGLFTYLLSEQYSNIVLYSFFVFVFLFSVSAGFAGLSYSDLVAKTIKDSRRTRLFSMKQFSGSLASLFGGFIIARIFALGIAFPLNYTLSLVIGFIGLIIASAGFYFMHEPPSEAMKQRPSLVAYIRNIPNILRKDSSFRYYIIVENLSSFSVMILPFYIVYAKEVITVDNSFIGVYLIVQISGTIFSNIIWGIIGERFNAKTIVRFCILLGVLNPILAITLGQFGAYPFAVVFFIMGFMISGRRIGFEPTLLDITPHEQRMEYLGIRGTLNIAIIILPLVGALLIETIGYIVAFSTVSVVMMIAFFLLAKVSDKQVEAYCQ from the coding sequence ATGAGTACAAATGAAAAGCGAAGTATGTTTGCCTTTATCTGGCATGGATTTTTCTTAGCATTGACGATGGCTATGTTGGATTTGAATACCGTATTTCCAACACTAATCAATACCTTATCAACCAATAAATTCATCTTTGGTGCCCTGTATTCCATCATGCTTGGTACCCCGCTTATTTTCAATATTTTATTTAGCCATTATTTAAGCAGTAAACCCTTCAAGAAAAAGTATTTATTACTTGGGATGTATATACGCAGTCTCTCGTTTTTGGGTATGGGATTATTTACCTATTTATTAAGTGAGCAATATTCGAATATTGTTCTATATAGCTTCTTTGTCTTTGTGTTTTTATTCAGTGTAAGTGCTGGCTTTGCCGGACTTTCCTACAGTGATTTAGTGGCGAAAACAATCAAGGATTCTCGCCGTACAAGATTGTTTAGTATGAAACAATTCTCTGGATCGTTGGCCAGTTTGTTTGGTGGTTTTATCATTGCTCGCATCTTTGCTCTTGGGATTGCTTTTCCACTGAACTACACTCTTAGTTTGGTCATTGGCTTTATTGGTTTAATCATTGCTTCAGCAGGATTTTACTTCATGCATGAACCACCATCAGAAGCTATGAAACAGCGCCCATCATTAGTCGCGTACATTCGTAATATTCCAAATATATTACGTAAAGATTCCTCATTTCGATACTACATCATTGTCGAAAACTTAAGTAGTTTCAGTGTGATGATATTACCGTTTTATATCGTCTATGCAAAAGAGGTTATTACAGTGGATAATTCATTTATCGGAGTCTATCTTATCGTTCAAATATCAGGAACGATATTCAGTAATATTATTTGGGGAATCATCGGTGAACGGTTCAATGCGAAAACCATTGTCCGATTCTGTATTTTACTTGGTGTTCTAAATCCAATCCTAGCGATAACTCTTGGCCAATTTGGAGCCTATCCTTTTGCGGTTGTATTCTTTATTATGGGCTTTATGATTAGTGGACGACGCATCGGATTTGAACCGACATTACTCGATATCACTCCTCATGAACAACGGATGGAGTACTTAGGGATTCGTGGAACCCTGAACATCGCCATTATTATTCTTCCATTAGTTGGCGCACTATTGATTGAAACCATCGGCTATATCGTTGCCTTTTCCACGGTATCCGTGGTGATGATGATTGCTTTCTTCTTGCTTGCAAAAGTATCGGATAAACAAGTAGAAGCTTATTGCCAATAA
- a CDS encoding helix-turn-helix transcriptional regulator, with protein MMHKIGERISGFRKERNMSQEELAAVLNVSRQTVSKWETGDTLPDVYNAVAIARLFHVSLDQLVLGTAVKGGESTYMAELKQKRQTTNIKAIIVGSIGSLTFALSLVLLDTFQPPAQTQGITMAFVFPVLMVCWAYAIYNLVKVGRYQQEIKYLQSIELHNITNAK; from the coding sequence ATGATGCATAAAATAGGAGAACGCATTAGCGGATTTCGTAAAGAGCGCAATATGTCACAAGAAGAACTCGCTGCGGTGTTAAATGTCAGTCGACAAACAGTGAGTAAATGGGAGACAGGCGATACCTTACCTGATGTGTACAACGCCGTTGCCATCGCACGTTTATTCCATGTGTCATTGGATCAATTGGTTTTGGGTACGGCTGTAAAAGGAGGAGAATCTACCTATATGGCCGAACTAAAGCAAAAGCGACAAACGACCAATATCAAAGCAATTATCGTTGGTTCCATTGGATCGCTTACATTTGCACTTAGTTTGGTGCTACTCGACACGTTTCAACCACCAGCACAAACACAAGGGATTACAATGGCTTTTGTTTTCCCCGTCTTGATGGTTTGTTGGGCGTATGCGATTTACAATCTTGTTAAAGTGGGCCGCTACCAGCAAGAAATCAAATATCTGCAATCGATTGAACTGCACAACATTACGAACGCGAAATAA
- a CDS encoding endonuclease yields the protein MKKPKSIIGLLIVFIGAAFYVSQTFLGIDLLGFIIPDTEAPTIDVSSLPETVTLNGTYDLSGITCDDNRDFDCEFVIEGTIDTTTLGEQTITIRAVDIAGNIEEIVVTVDVVEGLVTTIYVPDGYYDDASGLSGELLKNALNDIITNHTEYPYTDSDPEDIDVWKMLRAADEDPDNADNVIMFYSGFSWYKECQDTSTQYLPDYCYQTEGTEEIQVEWNREHIWSKSHGDFDEDPDMYLGYSMGAHNDAHHLVAAERRMNSTKNNRFFDDCHDGIDDTDVEDVGFGNYTCGEWFFEPRDEVKGDVARMLFYMATRYEGEDGDFVDLELAVDIKSLAPELHLKDNHLPYYSNLATLLRWHLEDPVDEWELERNETVYSFQGNRNPFIDHPEYVELIWGTADNPILYTSISD from the coding sequence ATGAAAAAACCAAAAAGTATTATTGGACTACTAATCGTATTCATTGGTGCCGCATTTTATGTATCACAAACATTCCTGGGAATCGACTTGTTGGGATTCATTATCCCCGATACTGAAGCACCAACAATTGATGTCAGTAGTTTACCTGAAACGGTAACGTTAAATGGCACCTATGATCTGTCGGGTATCACCTGTGATGACAATCGGGATTTCGACTGTGAATTTGTTATAGAAGGAACGATTGATACTACCACACTAGGTGAACAAACCATTACCATTCGTGCAGTTGACATCGCAGGGAATATTGAAGAGATCGTTGTTACAGTTGACGTCGTGGAAGGATTGGTTACCACAATCTATGTCCCTGATGGCTACTATGATGATGCATCCGGATTATCCGGTGAATTACTGAAAAACGCGCTTAATGACATTATCACAAATCACACAGAGTATCCATATACCGATAGTGATCCCGAAGATATTGATGTCTGGAAAATGTTACGTGCTGCTGATGAAGACCCTGATAACGCCGACAATGTAATCATGTTCTATAGTGGGTTTAGTTGGTACAAAGAATGTCAAGATACATCCACTCAATATCTACCAGACTACTGCTATCAAACCGAAGGTACCGAAGAGATTCAAGTCGAGTGGAACCGCGAACACATTTGGTCAAAATCCCATGGTGATTTTGATGAAGATCCTGATATGTACTTAGGGTACTCTATGGGAGCTCATAACGATGCTCACCATCTGGTCGCAGCGGAACGTCGAATGAACTCAACAAAGAACAATCGCTTCTTTGATGACTGTCATGATGGTATCGATGATACCGATGTTGAAGATGTAGGTTTTGGCAATTACACCTGTGGTGAATGGTTCTTTGAACCTCGAGATGAAGTCAAAGGTGATGTTGCTCGAATGCTATTCTATATGGCTACAAGATATGAAGGTGAAGACGGTGATTTTGTGGATTTGGAATTAGCTGTCGATATCAAATCCTTGGCTCCAGAACTCCATTTAAAAGACAATCATTTACCCTACTACAGTAATTTAGCTACGTTACTACGCTGGCATTTGGAAGATCCCGTTGATGAATGGGAATTAGAACGTAACGAAACCGTCTATTCATTCCAAGGCAATCGCAATCCGTTTATCGATCATCCCGAATATGTCGAGTTGATATGGGGAACTGCCGATAACCCCATTCTGTACACAAGTATTTCAGATTAA
- a CDS encoding YwaF family protein, whose translation MLDIFSFVYFVWSFSAIASVVGLYFAFRHRSAQFQWRLLFSFTIFAWVLHFSRIWLDPDVTTRMIFFEDLCGFNTMLFPFLITSKNRVSKDIMFFVAALFASHSLFYPNNIEGDPILYFNTIRFFFAHLILVAVPVLMVSWKLHKPSIKSYPYLIAYISVGALYNFYLSNLLVRSGIENRYYNYMGIWGGFDTVYRVFENVAPFLRYTTTVLGEEVSRPIPVIYLYPGLILYYTPVWFLMSFPTWVPWIRKWRTKKAQ comes from the coding sequence ATGCTCGATATTTTCTCGTTTGTTTATTTTGTCTGGTCGTTTTCAGCAATTGCAAGTGTTGTCGGATTATATTTTGCGTTTCGACATCGTTCTGCACAGTTTCAATGGCGTCTGTTATTTTCTTTTACCATCTTTGCTTGGGTACTACATTTTTCGCGAATCTGGCTCGATCCTGATGTAACAACGAGGATGATCTTTTTCGAGGATTTATGTGGCTTTAACACCATGCTATTCCCATTCTTAATTACCTCAAAGAATAGAGTATCTAAAGATATTATGTTCTTTGTTGCAGCCTTGTTTGCTTCTCACAGCTTGTTTTATCCCAATAATATTGAAGGCGATCCCATTTTATATTTTAATACCATCCGCTTTTTCTTTGCACATCTTATTTTAGTGGCTGTTCCTGTATTGATGGTTTCATGGAAACTACATAAACCATCGATCAAGTCGTATCCTTATCTAATTGCGTATATCTCTGTCGGAGCCCTCTATAATTTCTATTTATCCAACTTATTGGTTCGATCAGGAATCGAGAATCGATATTACAATTATATGGGTATCTGGGGTGGATTTGATACGGTATATCGCGTTTTTGAGAATGTAGCACCATTCTTGCGCTATACAACAACTGTGTTAGGAGAGGAAGTCAGTCGACCAATTCCAGTTATTTATCTATACCCAGGATTAATCTTATACTACACTCCTGTATGGTTCCTGATGTCGTTTCCGACATGGGTTCCATGGATTCGTAAATGGAGAACAAAAAAAGCACAATAA
- a CDS encoding EFR1 family ferrodoxin (N-terminal region resembles flavodoxins. C-terminal ferrodoxin region binds two 4Fe-4S clusters.), translating to MDDLYIYFSGTGNTKYVMEQFAAELSSSYAIHSIEEKNLDFTTLIHKADTITIGYPIYESMMPHIMEDFLVEHQNAFELKTISVIVTQMLFSGDGANLACKLLKHQDIKVEHTIHINMPNNLTDLRIFPVKTHSEASAKIEKAHNKIIAIVDQIKRGKNIKSGRMWYSWILGFFVQRLYARMMDKAMRKRLYINHKECSKCRICVGLCPVDNLEFKDNRIITMNQCTLCYRCINSCPEQAISLFTKKGPKKQYIRPDYR from the coding sequence ATGGATGATCTCTATATCTACTTCTCCGGAACAGGCAATACTAAGTATGTGATGGAACAGTTCGCAGCTGAATTGTCTTCTTCATATGCGATACACTCTATTGAAGAAAAGAATCTTGATTTTACTACGTTAATCCATAAGGCAGATACAATTACGATTGGTTATCCCATTTATGAAAGTATGATGCCCCATATTATGGAAGATTTTCTAGTAGAACATCAAAATGCCTTTGAACTCAAAACTATTTCTGTCATCGTTACTCAAATGTTATTTAGTGGCGATGGTGCTAACTTAGCCTGCAAATTGTTAAAGCATCAAGATATTAAAGTGGAACACACTATCCATATCAATATGCCAAACAATCTTACCGACCTACGTATTTTTCCTGTGAAAACACATTCTGAAGCGAGTGCAAAGATTGAGAAAGCACACAATAAAATCATCGCCATAGTCGATCAAATCAAACGTGGGAAAAACATAAAAAGTGGACGAATGTGGTATTCATGGATTTTAGGTTTTTTCGTACAACGATTATATGCAAGAATGATGGATAAAGCAATGCGAAAACGCTTATACATAAACCATAAAGAATGTAGTAAGTGCAGAATATGTGTAGGTCTTTGTCCAGTTGATAATTTAGAATTTAAAGATAACAGAATTATCACAATGAACCAATGTACTCTCTGTTATCGTTGTATCAATTCATGTCCTGAACAAGCAATAAGCCTGTTTACCAAGAAAGGACCCAAAAAGCAATATATCCGTCCAGACTATAGATAA
- a CDS encoding GNAT family N-acetyltransferase — MNFTFKPLTMDDVTAISLWRYDGFMKSIYMQPYIDNYAKTNKIIGPEQCDGYAVFVENTLFGLFEYYLKGPIIELGLAIHPDYVGKGFSNDFIDAGINFAVWRYDYDQDYVQLTVEKDNIAAFKAYKKNGFVEVEQKDHEIVMYKYL; from the coding sequence ATGAACTTCACATTTAAACCACTAACCATGGACGACGTGACAGCAATTTCCTTATGGCGTTACGACGGATTCATGAAATCAATCTATATGCAACCCTATATTGACAATTATGCAAAAACGAACAAGATTATAGGACCGGAACAATGTGATGGTTACGCTGTATTCGTAGAGAACACATTGTTTGGACTGTTTGAATACTATCTTAAGGGACCAATCATTGAACTTGGTCTTGCAATCCATCCGGATTATGTTGGTAAAGGTTTTAGTAATGATTTTATTGATGCAGGAATCAATTTTGCGGTTTGGCGATATGATTATGACCAAGACTATGTACAGTTGACAGTAGAAAAAGACAATATTGCAGCCTTTAAGGCTTACAAGAAGAATGGGTTTGTCGAAGTAGAACAGAAAGATCATGAGATTGTAATGTATAAGTATCTATAA
- a CDS encoding heavy-metal-associated domain-containing protein translates to MQKATIQLETLTCPSCMQKIENGVKSLDGVDKKSIKVLFNSSKVRVEYDDEKVSIKDIENTIDKLGYEVIKSQVKAL, encoded by the coding sequence ATGCAAAAAGCAACAATTCAATTAGAAACATTAACATGTCCATCATGTATGCAAAAAATAGAAAATGGAGTTAAATCATTAGATGGAGTAGACAAAAAAAGCATAAAGGTGCTATTTAATTCAAGTAAAGTAAGAGTGGAATATGATGATGAAAAAGTATCTATAAAAGATATTGAAAATACCATTGATAAATTAGGATATGAAGTTATAAAATCTCAAGTAAAAGCTTTATAA
- a CDS encoding heavy metal translocating P-type ATPase, protein MQKFILGRKNHITIVSAILIIIAFVSKLGFENEQIAIWALVIASILGVSPIAIQAYQALKVKVVSIDVLVTIAVIGAFIVRNYEESAIVTFLFLFGAYLEQRTLNKTRSAIKELTQMAPESALKQVENGEFEEVEIDEVDVGDILLVKTGAKIPVDGTVLTGEGHINEASITGEAVPVSKKKDSGVYAGTILENGTIQITADRVGEDTTFGKIIELVEEAQDSKSEAERFIDRFSKYYTPAVLVLSFIVWIFSRDIELAITILVLGCPGALVIGVPVSNVAGIGNGARHGVLLKGSEVISDFSRLDTMVFDKTGTLTIGNPKVADKEIYADNVYEVLGYLASVEKESDHPLAKAVVEYIGDIKLYTVEKTDVVKGGGIVAHVEGHKVAVGNVALMEQENILLSEKARADIARFEKNGNSLVLTSVDGELKALMGIRDQIRPGVKDDLKKLKKLGVKNLVVLSGDNQGTVDLVARELGLTEAHGHMLPEDKATYIKELQEKGQIVAFVGDGVNDSPSLALAQIGIAMGNGTDVAIETSDVVLMNSDFSRLPYALGLTKATANNMLQNIIIAVGVVLVLLASVFFSEWMNMSIGMLVHEASILVVILNGMRLLRYKLRK, encoded by the coding sequence ATGCAAAAATTTATATTAGGAAGAAAAAACCATATTACAATAGTAAGTGCAATTTTAATAATAATTGCATTTGTTAGTAAATTAGGCTTCGAAAACGAACAAATAGCCATATGGGCATTAGTAATTGCTTCAATTTTGGGAGTTTCACCTATTGCGATTCAAGCGTATCAAGCATTAAAAGTCAAAGTAGTTAGTATTGATGTTTTAGTTACCATTGCAGTTATCGGAGCCTTTATAGTTAGAAACTACGAAGAATCAGCAATTGTTACATTTTTATTTCTATTTGGAGCTTATCTAGAACAAAGGACACTTAATAAAACACGTTCTGCAATTAAAGAATTAACTCAAATGGCACCAGAAAGTGCCTTAAAACAAGTGGAAAATGGTGAGTTTGAAGAAGTAGAAATAGATGAAGTTGATGTAGGAGATATTTTGCTTGTTAAAACGGGTGCAAAAATCCCAGTTGACGGTACAGTGTTAACAGGAGAAGGGCATATTAATGAAGCAAGTATTACAGGAGAAGCGGTTCCTGTAAGTAAAAAGAAAGATTCGGGGGTATATGCCGGAACAATTTTAGAAAATGGAACTATTCAAATCACTGCTGATCGTGTAGGTGAGGATACTACTTTTGGTAAAATCATTGAGTTGGTTGAAGAAGCACAGGATTCAAAATCAGAAGCAGAACGTTTCATTGATAGATTTTCTAAATACTACACACCAGCTGTTTTAGTTCTCTCTTTTATTGTATGGATATTTTCAAGGGATATTGAACTTGCAATTACAATATTAGTTTTAGGATGTCCAGGAGCATTGGTAATCGGTGTACCGGTTTCAAACGTCGCGGGGATTGGCAATGGAGCACGTCATGGAGTCCTTCTAAAAGGTAGCGAGGTTATTAGTGACTTTAGCAGACTAGATACCATGGTATTTGACAAAACAGGTACATTAACAATAGGAAATCCTAAAGTAGCTGATAAAGAAATTTATGCAGATAATGTATATGAAGTATTAGGGTATCTAGCAAGTGTTGAAAAGGAATCAGATCATCCATTAGCAAAAGCAGTTGTAGAATATATTGGAGATATAAAATTATATACAGTTGAAAAAACAGATGTTGTAAAAGGTGGAGGAATTGTAGCTCATGTAGAAGGTCATAAAGTTGCAGTCGGTAATGTGGCACTAATGGAGCAAGAAAATATTCTTTTAAGTGAAAAAGCTCGTGCAGATATTGCCAGATTTGAGAAAAACGGAAATTCACTTGTTTTAACATCAGTTGATGGTGAATTAAAAGCATTGATGGGTATTCGTGATCAAATTCGCCCGGGTGTAAAAGATGATCTTAAAAAGTTGAAAAAACTTGGTGTTAAAAATCTAGTAGTTCTTTCTGGTGATAACCAAGGAACAGTTGATTTAGTAGCACGTGAACTAGGACTTACAGAAGCTCATGGACATATGTTGCCAGAAGATAAAGCAACATATATTAAAGAGTTACAAGAAAAAGGTCAAATCGTGGCATTTGTTGGAGATGGAGTAAATGATAGTCCTTCACTAGCTCTAGCACAAATTGGAATTGCTATGGGAAATGGAACAGATGTAGCAATCGAAACTTCAGATGTTGTTTTAATGAATTCAGATTTCAGCCGCTTGCCATATGCATTAGGTTTAACAAAAGCAACCGCTAATAACATGCTTCAAAATATTATTATTGCAGTAGGGGTTGTATTAGTCCTTCTTGCCAGCGTATTCTTTAGTGAATGGATGAACATGTCAATCGGTATGTTAGTACATGAAGCAAGTATATTAGTAGTGATTTTAAATGGTATGAGACTTCTTCGCTATAAATTAAGAAAATAA
- a CDS encoding Crp/Fnr family transcriptional regulator, giving the protein MKKKDLMHEIKNQYIEKQGYHDVTHTHHQGHESASHASCITVVPIFNHLEGEQMEEIMKVTKSTSFKKGEVIYREGDISDLLYIVSKGKIRIYRLSESGKEQLVRILNPGDFTGELALFRESIQEAYAEAMSDTDVCMISRNDLQEFLLKYPTISLKILSEFSNRLETSEKQTTRFATEKVDTRLALFLAECMESGDGPMEIELPMSKKDLASYLGTTPETISRKLADLENEGYIKQKSGRKIEILDLDGLLLV; this is encoded by the coding sequence ATGAAAAAAAAGGATTTGATGCATGAAATTAAAAATCAATATATAGAAAAACAAGGGTATCACGATGTTACTCACACTCATCATCAAGGACATGAGTCAGCTTCACACGCTTCATGTATCACTGTAGTTCCCATCTTTAATCATTTAGAAGGAGAACAGATGGAGGAAATTATGAAAGTAACGAAATCGACCTCTTTTAAAAAGGGTGAAGTAATTTACCGAGAGGGAGATATATCCGACTTGTTATATATTGTAAGTAAAGGGAAAATTCGAATTTACCGTTTGTCTGAATCAGGAAAAGAACAATTAGTGAGAATATTAAATCCAGGCGATTTCACTGGAGAGCTTGCCTTGTTTCGCGAATCAATTCAGGAAGCATATGCAGAAGCAATGAGTGATACCGATGTATGTATGATTAGTAGAAATGATTTGCAAGAATTTTTATTAAAGTACCCTACTATATCTTTGAAGATTTTATCGGAATTCTCTAACCGATTAGAAACATCAGAAAAACAAACAACTAGATTTGCCACAGAGAAGGTAGATACTAGATTAGCACTGTTTCTTGCAGAATGCATGGAAAGCGGAGATGGTCCAATGGAAATTGAATTGCCAATGAGTAAAAAGGATTTAGCCTCTTATCTAGGAACTACTCCAGAAACTATTAGTAGAAAGTTAGCTGACCTTGAAAATGAAGGATATATAAAACAAAAATCAGGTAGAAAGATTGAGATTTTGGATTTAGATGGATTGTTGTTGGTATAG
- a CDS encoding DUF362 domain-containing protein, translating into MNKVILIKCNDYNLTLVTDSIKSSLENLGGLDKYVKPGESVLLKVNLLTIKKPEQAATTHPVFVEALVNIFLDHGCKVTIADSPGGPFVSSMVKRVYKATGMKDLASRYDITLNDNYNSSTIFTNDSKL; encoded by the coding sequence ATGAACAAAGTTATACTAATAAAATGTAATGATTATAACCTTACACTAGTTACTGATAGCATTAAATCTTCGTTAGAAAACTTAGGAGGATTAGATAAATATGTAAAACCTGGGGAATCAGTTTTACTTAAAGTTAACTTATTAACAATTAAAAAACCAGAACAAGCTGCTACTACTCATCCTGTTTTTGTTGAAGCTTTAGTAAACATATTTTTAGATCATGGATGTAAAGTAACTATAGCCGATAGTCCTGGTGGACCATTTGTAAGTTCTATGGTGAAAAGAGTTTATAAAGCTACAGGTATGAAAGACCTAGCAAGTAGATACGACATTACACTTAATGATAATTATAACAGTAGCACTATTTTTACAAACGATTCTAAACTATAG
- a CDS encoding IS110 family transposase, protein MTQELSTLYVGIDVSKESNYVYITDFHQSFHQSFNTVNNIHGAELIETKLLEILYDSDYSNITCVLESTGIYSAHIATYLSASEKLFRYNVLVYCINPKISRNYRASFSDMDKTDPKDSYILADIARVGRTKGLTPFKGSQKLALQRLTRHRVHLAELLSKEKTYVLTNIYLKFSEFGKPDAKFTSNNWSNTALSVLEEFSSPEEIVNTSLEDLVAFIMKSSKNRFSNPEDVATLLKKAARASYRLDKVAYEPINYAISSSLIIIRTYETEIKKINQSIEELMRGFAINEYISLRSIPGIGPVYAAGILSEIGSIHQFKNEESLAKYAGITWRKNQSGKFEADDTSMTKTGNHYLRYYLIEATNLVKNYVSSYNTYYQKKYNEVNNHQHKRALALTTRKLIRLIYGLMSNGQLFNKNY, encoded by the coding sequence ATGACTCAAGAATTATCAACTTTATATGTCGGTATAGACGTATCTAAAGAATCAAATTATGTCTATATTACAGACTTTCATCAATCTTTTCACCAATCATTTAATACCGTGAATAATATTCATGGTGCTGAGTTAATTGAAACGAAATTACTAGAAATTCTTTATGATTCGGATTACTCGAATATCACTTGTGTACTCGAATCAACTGGAATCTATTCTGCTCACATTGCGACGTACTTATCTGCTTCTGAGAAACTCTTTAGGTATAATGTCTTGGTATACTGTATTAATCCTAAGATATCTCGTAATTATCGTGCTAGTTTTTCTGATATGGATAAAACAGATCCAAAAGACTCTTATATCCTAGCGGACATCGCAAGGGTCGGTAGAACCAAGGGTCTCACGCCTTTTAAAGGTTCTCAAAAACTTGCGCTTCAACGTCTTACACGACATCGAGTCCATCTTGCTGAGTTACTTTCAAAAGAGAAAACTTATGTATTAACCAACATCTATTTGAAATTCTCAGAATTTGGTAAACCGGATGCCAAGTTTACTTCTAATAATTGGAGTAATACTGCCTTATCTGTCTTAGAAGAATTCTCTTCACCTGAAGAAATTGTGAATACTTCTTTAGAGGATTTGGTTGCCTTCATCATGAAGTCTTCAAAAAACCGTTTCTCTAACCCTGAGGACGTTGCGACACTCTTAAAGAAAGCAGCTAGAGCTTCTTATCGACTTGACAAAGTTGCTTATGAACCAATCAATTACGCCATCTCTTCTAGTTTGATTATCATTCGTACTTATGAAACTGAAATCAAGAAGATTAATCAGTCAATAGAAGAATTAATGAGAGGTTTTGCCATTAATGAGTACATATCTTTACGTTCTATTCCCGGTATTGGACCAGTATATGCGGCAGGTATTCTTTCTGAAATAGGATCTATTCATCAGTTTAAAAACGAAGAATCTCTCGCGAAATACGCTGGAATTACCTGGCGTAAGAATCAATCAGGAAAATTTGAAGCGGATGATACTTCTATGACTAAAACAGGTAACCACTATCTTCGTTACTATTTAATTGAGGCTACCAATCTAGTTAAAAACTACGTGAGTTCCTACAATACCTATTATCAAAAGAAATATAACGAGGTGAATAATCATCAACACAAACGCGCACTCGCACTCACTACCCGTAAACTTATAAGGTTGATCTATGGATTAATGAGTAATGGTCAACTGTTCAATAAGAATTACTAA
- the hydE gene encoding [FeFe] hydrogenase H-cluster radical SAM maturase HydE: protein MITLIDKLKEVRRLEREEYLYILNNTSQKELEYLRKSADSIRLENYGTSVYMRGLIEFSNFCTRSCNYCGIRRQNQNIDRYRLDKDTILSCCEEGYNLGYRTFVLQSGEDKYFSDDIICDIVNSIKKKFPDTAVTLSIGEKSKESYQRYFDSGADRYLLRHETASRKLYEHLHPNDMSFDTRMQCLQDLKEIGYQVGCGFMVNSPTQTNEDLVEDLLFIEKLQPHMVGIGPYLSHSETPFSGLESGNLLQTITMVSLVRLILPDVLLPSTTALGTLNSKGREEALKSGANVVMPNLSPTEHREKYEIYENKICTGDEAAHCRGCIETRIIFAGYEVDMSVGHHKTRGINNGMVRS, encoded by the coding sequence ATAATTACTTTAATTGATAAACTAAAGGAAGTACGCCGACTTGAGAGGGAAGAATATTTGTATATATTAAATAATACCTCCCAAAAAGAGTTGGAGTACTTACGTAAGTCAGCTGATAGTATCAGACTGGAAAATTATGGTACAAGCGTTTACATGAGAGGACTGATTGAGTTCTCTAACTTTTGTACTAGATCTTGTAATTATTGTGGGATTAGGAGACAAAATCAAAACATTGATCGATATCGTTTAGATAAGGATACTATTCTATCTTGTTGTGAAGAAGGCTATAACTTAGGTTATCGTACTTTTGTCTTACAATCAGGTGAAGATAAGTATTTTAGTGATGATATAATATGTGATATCGTTAATTCTATTAAGAAAAAATTTCCTGATACTGCAGTTACTTTATCAATTGGGGAAAAGAGTAAGGAAAGTTATCAAAGATATTTTGATTCAGGTGCTGATAGATATTTACTAAGACATGAGACTGCTTCAAGAAAACTTTACGAACACCTACATCCTAATGATATGAGTTTTGATACTAGAATGCAATGTCTACAAGATTTAAAAGAGATTGGTTATCAAGTTGGTTGTGGGTTTATGGTCAATTCACCTACACAAACTAATGAGGACTTAGTTGAAGATCTACTTTTTATAGAAAAGTTACAACCCCATATGGTAGGGATCGGACCTTATTTATCACACAGTGAAACACCTTTTTCTGGTTTAGAAAGTGGAAACTTATTACAGACAATAACTATGGTGAGTTTAGTGAGATTAATACTACCTGATGTTTTACTACCATCAACAACAGCACTAGGAACATTGAACAGTAAAGGAAGAGAAGAAGCACTAAAAAGCGGAGCTAATGTAGTTATGCCTAATCTATCACCAACAGAACATCGTGAGAAGTATGAAATATATGAAAACAAGATATGCACTGGTGATGAGGCAGCTCATTGCAGAGGGTGTATTGAAACAAGAATTATTTTTGCTGGATATGAAGTTGATATGAGTGTTGGACATCATAAAACTAGGGGGATAAATAATGGAATGGTTAGATCATAA